In a single window of the Gossypium hirsutum isolate 1008001.06 chromosome D02, Gossypium_hirsutum_v2.1, whole genome shotgun sequence genome:
- the LOC107908035 gene encoding U-box domain-containing protein 29, whose protein sequence is MVKEELYITVPSVFRCPISLDVMKSPVSLCTGVTYDRSSIQKWLESGHDTCPATMQVLPSKDFIPNLTLHRLINLWIQSSTLRPGSNSPRLLPATPPAISEVQAKLLMEKVERERCDDSLSKVAEFVSCCEENRKFVARFDGFVEVIAGVLKRKCVEIKALETAVRILDLILSENGVTEGLNKLILKSNQESKFLSAIVLILQHGSLNSKIKSVRVLDSLALDSESKRRISDSQDLISILLQLLKTNNNGSLNDAVTSILTTISITRSIRSRLIENGIVEILSNSLTEKSLKLLATLSTCSEGRSAISSEPKCAAAIVEKLLKVSKRGTEDAVTVLWSTCCLNKEEKVKEAVVKGNGVTKILVIMQREGEGNVKMMCRDLVKALRAVCKDWCLGSYETKTTHIRPC, encoded by the coding sequence atggtgaaGGAGGAACTGTACATAACCGTACCCAGCGTTTTCCGGTGTCCAATTTCACTTGACGTGATGAAATCTCCGGTTAGCCTTTGTACGGGCGTTACCTACGATCGTTCCAGCATCCAAAAATGGCTCGAATCTGGTCACGACACCTGTCCAGCCACCATGCAGGTTCTTCCCTCCAAGGATTTCATCCCTAACCTTACTCTCCATCGTCTAATTAATCTCTGGATCCAGTCTTCTACTCTCCGGCCAGGCTCTAACTCTCCACGGCTTCTTCCGGCGACGCCTCCTGCGATCTCCGAGGTTCAGGCTAAGCTATTGATGGAGAAGGTTGAGAGGGAGCGCTGCGACGATTCTTTGTCTAAGGTTGCCGAGTTCGTAAGCTGTTGCGAAGAGAACCGGAAATTTGTAGCTAGATTCGACGGTTTCGTTGAGGTAATCGCCGGAGTTTTGAAAAGGAAATGTGTGGAAATCAAAGCTTTGGAAACGGCGGTTAGGATTTTGGATTTGATTTTGAGCGAAAATGGAGTCACAGAAGGGTTAAACAAATTAATCCTGAAAAGCAATCAGGAAAGTAAATTTTTATCGGCAATCGTTTTAATTCTTCAACACGGAAGCCTGAACTCGAAGATCAAGTCAGTCCGAGTTCTGGACTCACTAGCACTTGACTCGGAATCCAAACGCAGGATCTCCGACTCACAAGACCTTATATCCATCCTTCTCCAGCTCCTGAAAACAAACAACAACGGATCCTTAAACGACGCCGTTACTTCCATTTTAACCACCATTTCAATAACGCGCTCCATCAGGTCCCGCCTCATCGAAAACGGCATCGTTGAAATCCTATCAAACTCGCTCACCGAAAAGTCGTTGAAGTTGTTAGCAACGCTTAGCACTTGCAGCGAAGGGAGGTCAGCAATCAGTTCCGAGCCAAAATGCGCGGCGGCGATCGTAGAAAAGCTGTTGAAGGTGTCGAAAAGGGGGACGGAGGACGCCGTAACGGTGTTGTGGAGCACGTGTTGCTTGAACAAAGAGGAGAAAGTGAAAGAAGCGGTGGTAAAAGGGAATGGGGTGACGAAGATATTAGTAATAATGCAAAGAGAAGGGGAAGGGAATGTGAAGATGATGTGCAGGGATTTGGTTAAGGCTCTAAGAGCTGTATG